One window of the Cryptomeria japonica chromosome 7, Sugi_1.0, whole genome shotgun sequence genome contains the following:
- the LOC131032481 gene encoding protein NODULATION SIGNALING PATHWAY 2: MELCLETRYNIQDLILYSSMGLDLMTCDDLLFCEPEGKITQFSDMSEGNSYSNGGTDVSDISSCCTEAYQQGFLNSEDANNFMDFALDFEDPILAEPVELLETPQVILPWQILDEAESSRFTVENLLKAWAEALEREAWELLKVISNRLQRRVSVTGTHWERAAYYFVNSLSPPEAPGRAGHRLMEEICKEASATAFQALYELFPYARFAHFTANQSILECFASSNSRKIHIVDFDVREGLQWPSLMEALAAQSGKRSLQLLRITAVKWEDDAGVGFKAARATPRRLSGAAAALGIPFLYEEIRLQDLRQRLLWEEPDFCLVFNMMLDLPHMPCQRSEEEALKFLSLTRHLPLPPAILTSASPVIHNGHVIDTVDYFCAMLESLEFGLPGEGLAMATRVMEHIFIAPKIRSRVSSSHGKGLMEDKLRQLPSQCGFSDAGIETSEEKMAQAWEVVGLNRGSQNYTVENYKNEIILKWRNRPLVSSSAWRCFV, encoded by the coding sequence ATGGAGCTCTGTTTGGAAACAAGATACAATATCCAAGATTTGATTCTCTACTCATCAATGGGGCTCGACCTCATGACCTGCGATGATTTGCTCTTCTGTGAGCCGGAAGGCAAGATCACTCAGTTCAGTGACATGTCTGAGGGGAACAGTTATTCCAATGGCGGAACCGATGTAAGTGACATTAGTTCATGCTGTACAGAGGCTTATCAGCAGGGCTTCCTAAATTCTGAGGATGCTAATAATTTCATGGATTTTGCCTTGGATTTCGAAGATCCAATACTAGCAGAGCCTGTAGAATTACTTGAAACTCCTCAAGTAATTCTTCCCTGGCAAATTCTTGACGAAGCAGAGAGCAGCAGATTTACCGTGGAAAATCTGTTGAAAGCCTGGGCCGAGGCTCTGGAAAGGGAGGCGTGGGAATTGCTCAAAGTCATTAGCAATCGTCTTCAACGGAGGGTTTCGGTTACCGGAACTCACTGGGAGAGAGCTGCGTACTATTTTGTTAACAGTCTGAGTCCTCCGGAGGCGCCGGGACGTGCAGGACACAGACTAATGGAAGAGATTTGTAAAGAGGCCTCTGCAACGGCGTTTCAGGCTCTTTACGAACTCTTCCCTTACGCAAGGTTCGCTCATTTTACGGCGAACCAGAGCATCCTGGAGTGTTTTGCCTCCAGCAATTCGAGGAAAATTCACATCGTTGATTTTGATGTGAGGGAGGGTTTGCAGTGGCCGTCATTAATGGAAGCTCTGGCCGCTCAGAGCGGGAAAAGATCGTTGCAACTGCTTCGCATAACGGCCGTGAAATGGGAGGACGACGCTGGCGTGGGATTCAAAGCGGCGAGAGCGACTCCTCGCAGGCTTTCCGGCGCCGCTGCTGCCCTCGGAATTCCCTTCTTGTACGAAGAAATCAGATTACAGGACCTCCGGCAACGTCTTCTTTGGGAGGAGCCTGATTTTTGCCTAGTATTCAATATGATGCTCGATTTGCCACATATGCCGTGCCAGCGAAGCGAAGAGGAAGCGCTCAAGTTTCTGTCACTGACCCGCCATTTGCCCCTCCCACCGGCAATTCTGACGTCAGCATCGCCGGTTATCCACAATGGCCACGTTATCGACACGGTGGACTACTTCTGCGCCATGCTGGAATCTCTGGAATTCGGTCTGCCCGGCGAGGGCTTGGCAATGGCCACACGTGTGATGGAGCACATCTTCATCGCTCCCAAGATCAGGTCAAGGGTTTCGTCTTCGCACGGCAAAGGATTAATGGAGGACAAGCTACGGCAACTTCCCAGTCAGTGTGGATTCAGCGACGCAGGCATTGAGACGAGCGAAGAGAAAATGGCGCAGGCCTGGGAGGTGGTCGGATTGAACAGAGGATCGCAGAATTACACAGTAGAAAACTACAAGAATGAAATTATTCTGAAATGGCGCAATAGGCCTCTAGTGTCTTCTTCCGCCTGGAGATGTTTTGTATAA